A region from the Triticum aestivum cultivar Chinese Spring chromosome 3D, IWGSC CS RefSeq v2.1, whole genome shotgun sequence genome encodes:
- the LOC123078214 gene encoding ATP-citrate synthase beta chain protein 1, with protein MATGQIFSKTTQALFYNYKQLPIQRMLDFDFLCGRETPSVAGIINPGSDGFQKLFFGQEEIAIPVHPTIEAACNAHPTADVFINFASFRSAAASSMSALKQPTVRVVAIIAEGVPESDAKQLISYARANNKVIIGPATVGGVQAGAFKIGDTAGTIDNIIQCKLYRPGSVGFVSKSGGMSNELYNTIARVTDGIYEGIAIGGDVFPGSTLSDHILRFNNIPQVKMMVVLGELGGSDEYSLVEALKQGKVQKPVVAWVSGTCARLFKSEVQFGHAGAKSGGELESAQAKNQALRDAGAVVPTSFEALESVIKETFEKLVEEGNIPPVPEVTPPPIPEDLKTAIKSGKVRAPTHIISTISDDRGEEPCYAGVPMSTIIERGYGVGDVISLLWFKRSLPRYCTQFIEICIMLCADHGPCVSGAHNSIVTARAGKDLVSSLVSGLLTIGPRFGGAIDDAARYFKDAYDRGLTPYEFVEGMKKKGIRVPGIGHRIKSRDNRDKRVQLLQKYAHTHFPSVKYMEYAVQVETYTLSKANNLVMNVDGAIGSLFLDLLSGSGMFSKQEIDEIVEIGYLNGLFVLARSIGLIGHTFDQKRLKQPLYRHPWEDVLYTK; from the exons ATGGCGACGGGTCAAATTTTCTCGAAAACCACCCAAGCATTATTCTATAATTATAAGCAACTCCCTATCCAACGGATGCTTGATTTTGACTTCCTCTGTG GGAGAGAAACACCTTCTGTTGCTGGAATAATCAATCCTGGTTCTGATGGGTTCCAGAAACTTTTCTTTGGACAAGAAGAAATTGCTATTCCGGTTCATCCTAC AATTGAAGCTGCTTGCAATGCACACCCAACTGCGGATGtatttatcaactttgcatctttccGGAG TGCGGCTGCTTCTTCCATGTCAGCTTTGAAGCAGCCAACTGTCCGAGTTGTAGCCATTATAGCAGAGGGTGTTCCTGAATCAGACGCAAAGCAGCTAATTAGCTATGCACGTGCTAACAACAAG GTCATCATTGGACCTGCAACAGTCGGAGGAGTTCAAGCTGGTGCTTTCAAGATTGGTGATACTGCTGGAACCATTGATAACATAATTCAATGCAAGCTGTACAGGCCTGGGTCAGTTGGTTTTGTGTCTAAATCG GGTGGCATGTCAAATGAGCTGTACAACACGATTGCAAGAGTGACTGATGGTATTTATGAAG GAATTGCAATTGGTGGGGATGTTTTCCCTGGCTCAACTCTTTCAGATCACATTCTGCGTTTTAACAACATACCCCAG GTTAAAATGATGGTTGTTCTTGGGGAGCTTGGAGGAAGCGATGAGTATTCACTCGTCGAAGCCTTGAAACAAGGAAAGGTTCAGAAACCTGTTGTTGCTTGGGTTAGTGGGACATGTGCACGCCTATTCAAATCTGAGGTCCAGTTTGGCCATGCT GGTGCGAAGAGCGGTGGTGAGTTGGAATCCGCACAAGCTAAGAATCAGGCACTAAGGGATGCTGGGGCAGTTGTCCCGACTTCATTTGAAGCTCTTGAAAGTGTGATTAAGGAGACATTTGAGAAGCTG GTTGAGGAAGGAAATATTCCTCCTGTCCCTGAGGTTACACCTCCCCCCATTCCTGAGGATCTTAAAACTGCCATTAAAAGTGGGAAGGTCCGAGCTCCCACACACATTATCTCCACTATCTCTGATGATAGAG GTGAGGAACCTTGCTATGCTGGTGTGCCCATGTCTACAATTATTGAAAGGGGTTATGGAGTTGGTGATGTTATTTCTCTTTTGTGGTTCAAGCGCAGCCTTCCTCGTTATTGTACTCAATTTATTGAG ATATGCATCATGCTTTGCGCTGATCATGGTCCTTGTGTATCCGGTGCTCACAATTCTATAGTTACTGCTAGGGCTGGCAAGGACCTTGTTTCCAGCTTGGTATCTG GATTATTGACAATTGGCCCCCGATTTGGTGGTGCAATTGATGACGCTGCTCGGTACTTCAAAGATGCATATGATAGG GGTCTTACGCCTTATGAATTTGTTGAGGGCATGAAAAAGAAGGGAATCCGTGTCCCTGGGATTGGTCACAG GATCAAAAGCAGAGACAACAGGGACAAGAGAGTGCAGCTTTTACAGAAATATGCTCACACACACTTCCCTTCAGTCAAGTACATGGAGTACGCTGTTCAGGTTGAGACCTACACCCTGTCAAAGGCCAACAATTTGGTTATGAACGTTGACGGTGCGATTGGCTCGCTTTTCTTGGATCTTCTTTCTGGGAGTGGAATGTTCAGCAAGCAAGAGATCGATGAGATTGTAGAGATTGGGTATCTTAATGGACTCTTTGTGCTTGCACGTTCAATTGGCCTAATTGG CCACACCTTTGATCAGAAGAGGCTCAAGCAACCACTCTACCGTCATCCTTGGGAGGATGTCCTCTACACCAAGTGA